GGATTGCCGATCTATTATGTCGCGCCCGACACAGCGTCACGGTGATCGACAGTAACCCCGAAGAGGTCCGGCGGATCAATGCCGAACTGGATGTCCGGGCGATCCACGGCAGCGGATCGCAGAGCACGGTCTTGTTCCAAGCCGACATTTGCGGAGCCGATATCTGTCTGGCGGTGACCGGCGACGATGAAGTCAATATCGTGGCGGCCAGCATGGCCAAGGCGCTTGGCGCGCGGCGGGCGATCGCTCGAGTCTACGCTCCCGCGTTCCGCGACATGAGCACTTTCGATTACCAACAGCACTTCAACATCGATCGGCTGTTGAGTCTCGAGCAGCTCTCGGCGACCGAATTGGCTCGCAGTATTCGCAACCCGGGGTCGATCCCGTTGGAGCACTTTGCTCGCGGGCAATTGGAAGTCTACGAATTGACGGTGGCGATCAAAGCTCCCGCCGTCGGCAAACCGCTTCGCGAATTGAAGCTCAGCCACGGCGTGCGGATCGGTTCGATCTCGCGTCAAGGTCGACGTTGGATCGCCGGTGGTGAAGACGAGATCCACGCCGGCGATTCGATCAGCCTGATCGGATTCCCCAAAGACGTCGCCGAAGCCAGGGCTCAGTTCGCTCCCGAATCGACTCGCATCCCCCGTCGCAACGTGATCATCGCCGGCGGTGGCGAGACTGGATACCATCTGGCTCAATCGCTTAACAAGTCAGAGTACCGGATCTTGATCTTGGATGAAGATCCGCAACGCTGCGAGCACCTCGCCACGCTGCTGCCATCGGCGACCGTGGTCACCGCCAACGCCAATCGCCGCTCGGTTTTGGAAGACGAAGGAGTCGGCAAGGCGGACTATTTTGTCGCCTGCACCGGCAACGATGAGAACAACATCATGGCGGGCGTCGAAGCGCGAGAACTCGGGGCGCACAAGGTGATGGCGGTCGTTGGCCGTCCCGACTATGCCAACGTCGTCGCCAAGCTGGGCATCGATGTGGCGGTCAGCGAACGCGATGCGGTCGCTCGTCAGGTGATGGGCTTCATGAACGATGGCCCGATCATTTCGCAGAGTCAATTGCCCGAGGGATCGATCGGCGTCTACGAGATCGAAATCGACGAAGACGTTCCGGTCACCAAGGCTCCGCTGATGCAATTGCCGCTGTCGGGCCGCTGCCTGATCGCCGCGATCATGCGCGACGGCTTTGTCCGTGTTCCGACGGCGAAAGACCAGCTGCGCCTCGGTGATGTAATCGTTGCCCTGATCGACCAGAATACGCTCGATTCCACGATCTCGCTGTTTAAAGTGGGATGATTCGTTATTGGCTCCGCGCGACGGATCAGAGTTCGCTGCTCAAACATTCCACTCGCGCCGCACTTCCTTCCAGGCACCTCCAATGAACATAGCACGCCCGTTAACGACCGCCATCGCGCTGCTGTTGCTCGCCAGCTTCGCCGCCGCGCAACCGAAGACCCGCCAGGCGGAAAGCTATCCGCAGCATCCCGACGCTTTGCTCAAAGAAGGGGTTCCTGTCGGCACGATCACCAAGGGCGTGTTCAATGCTTCGCAGATCTATCCTGGAACGGTCCGCGATTATTGGGTCTATGTCCCCAAGCAATACGACGGATCCAAACCGGCAGCATTGATGGTCTTCCAAGACGGCGGTGGATACGCTCGCCGCGAGGGAGGCTACCGGATTCCGAACATCTTCGACAATCTGATCGCCGCCGGCGAGATGCCAGTTACGATCGCCGTCTTCATCAATCCCGGTGTCGTTCCCGCCCCCAACGACAACGCACAATCGCGATTCAATCGGTCGTATGAATACGACAGCGTCGACGATAGCTACGCCAACTTTCTGATCGACGAGATGCTGCCGTTTGTCGAGAAGGAACACAACGTTCAACTGACCGACGATCCCAATCTCCGCGCGATCTGCGGCAGCAGCTCCGGCGGCATCTGCGCCTACAACGTCGCTTGGCAGCGCCCCGATCATTTCCGCCGCGTCTTCACCACTGTCGGAACCTATGTCGGACTCCGCGGCGGACACGAACTGGCGACGCTGGTCCGCAAGACCGAACCGAAGCCGCTGCGGATTTACCTGCAGGACGGATCGAACGATCTGAACATCTACGCCGGCGATTGGTGGATGGCCAACCAGACTCTGTTGCGAGCGTTGCAGTGGGCTGGATATGAAGTCGAGCACACCTGGGGCGAAGGATTTCACAGTAGCAAGCATGGCACAGCGATCATGCCCGACGTGATGCGTTGGTTGTGGAAAGACTTTGATACCCAACCGGTTAGCACGCATCTGGACCGATCCAACAGCGAAGCCAACAAATTCCTTGTCGATGGCGAAGGCTGGGAACTGGTTAGCGAAGGGCACAAGTGGGCCGAGGGCTTGGCGGTGACCGACGACGGTACGCTCTACTTTACCGACGTCCCGGCGAGCGAACTTTATAAGGTCACGCCCGACGGCGAGGTCAGCCTGATCGTCTCCGATACCGGAAAAACCAACGGGATCTCCCTGGGCCCCGACGGCCGACTGTATGGTGCCGCCAGCGGTGCCCGCCAGATCCGCGCCTGGGATTTGAAGACCCTTGAGATGGAAGTCATCGCCGAGGGGACGACCAGCAACGACATCGTCGTCCGCCACGACGGCACGATCTATTACACCGATCCGCCAGCCGGCAAGATCTGGTCGCTCGACGCGAAGACGCGCGAGCGGAAGGCTGTCGACAATTTCAAAGACTGCAACGGGATTGGACTCAGCGCCGATCAGACTCAGTTGTTTGTCGGCCACTTCCCCGGGCGGTTCATCAACGCATTTCAGATCGCCGACGATGGATCGCTGAAATACAAGCAGCCCTATTTCCACTTGGAGATCCCCGCCGCCGATCCTCGCGGGTTGTTGGATGGGATGTGTGTCTCCCAAGATGGTTGGCTGATTTCCACAACGGCGATGGGCGTTCAGATCTGCGACCAACCGGGACGCTCGCATCTGATTTTGCCAATGCCTCCAGGTTCGCGACGTCCTAGCTACGCGACGTTTGGCGGTCCCGATCGCAAGACGCTGTACGTGGCCAATGTGGACAAGATCTATCGTCGCAAAACGCAGTTAGTCGGTGCCGACAACTGGAAACAACCCGTCAAACCACCCAAGCCACGACTGTAGGCGGAGAGCAAAGATTCGGTGATTGATTCGCCCGACAAGGACGAGCATGGCGGCGCGCCGGTGGCGCGCGTGTTAGTGGCTGTCTGCACATATAACGAACTGGACAGCTTGCCCGAATTGGTCGCTGGCATCCGCGCCGCCCTGCCGTCAGCCGACGTGCTGGTCGTCGACGATGGGTCGCCCGATGGGACCGGCGAATGGGCTGCCGATAAGGCGGGGCGCGATCCTTGGTTCACAGTGATCCAACGCGGTCGCAAGCTTGGCCTCGGCAGCGCGATCGTCGCTGCGATGCGGCACGCCAGCGACGCGGGTTACGACTTCCTGGTCAATCTCGATGGCGACATGAGTCACGACCCGGTCGAAATTCCGAAGCTTGTCGACGTCGCCCATCGCGAACAGGCCGACGTCGTGATCGGTTCGCGCTACGTTCCCGGCGGAGCGATCGAAGGCTGGCCGATGTCGCGATTGGTGATCAGCGGTCTGCTGAATCGTGTCGCTCGGATCGCCTTGGGGCTGCAAGCCCGCGACTGCAGCGGAGCGTATCGATGTTACCGCGTCGACACGCTCGATAAAGTCGATCTCAACCGGATCCGCGCCAGCGGGTACGCGATGCTCGAAGAGATCTTGTGGCTGCTGACCCATCGCGATGCAAAGATCGTCGAAATTCCGATTCGCTTCGTCAACCGCGTTCAGGGTTCGTCGAAGCTGAGTCTCGGCGAGGCGGTGAAATCGATCGCCATGCTGGCTCGCATCGCCTGTTCGCCGCGACGCTAAGCAGCAAGCAGGGAGTTTTCTCGTTTAACCACAATGCCGTTCAACGAAGGAGCCTCGGACCTTCGAAAGAATTAGCGGCGGGATGTAGTGGACGAGGTTACGAGTCCCAGCGATTTGGTCTGACGCAAAAGGACTCGTAACCTCGTCCACTACGCATCGTTGAACGGTATTGAGTTTAACCGCGCGGGCATCGCCCCGCGTTTTTCAAGGCCGCGCGGCCCGATGCCCGCGGTTAAACGAAAAATACAATACGACCTGCTTAGCCGGCCGATAGCTGCAGGCCGGCCTCATCGATCTCGAACAACCGCACGTTGTCATCGCACTGGCTGCCGCGATGTTTGGCGATGTAGAGACCTCGCCGCATCTGCAGCCCGTCGCGAATCTTGCCCATGTAGATCAACGTGTTGGCCAATGCTCCCAGATCGCCGTTGGCTAGCGGGCGATCGATCAATTGATCGAGCATCGATTCGGGAGTTGTACACAACAGCAGGCAGGCGGCTTCGGAGTTGCTGTAGGCGTGGGCGGTCACTTGATCGGCAAAGTGCCGGAAGTCTTGACGCAGCAGATCGCGAGCGACCCAGTCGTGTTCCTGTCGCATCACGCGATGGTAAGCGTATTCGAACAACTCCATCTGCAGCGAATCCTCGGGACGATCCGACGGTTCGATCCCATCGATCACAAACCGCCGCGTGCCGCGAACCAGGTGACCGTACAGAAATCCAATCATCTTGTTCAGGCTGCGGTTCAATTGCCGCTGCCACTCGTTCCATTGATCGGGATCCATTTGATCGCGGACCACGCGGCGTCCGGAATACCCCAACATGTTCAGCGAGTTGGGCATCCGCACTTCCGAATCAAACACCCATTCATTGCCCGATCCCGACGGCATCGTATCGGGGGCGACGCTGCGCCAATCGGCATCGAACAGTCGCTGGGCATAACCGGCGTGGTTTTGCGAATCGCCTCGCGCACTCAGATCCAACATCGCGCCTTGCGGTTCGTTTTGCGAGCTGCCGGCAAACAGATAACTGATTCCAAGCTGCGTCTTGCCGATCCCGGTCGCCCCCGCGACAACCGTTAGCGTTCCTGGCAGCAAACCGCCGCCGAGCATTTGATCGAGTGTTGGATTTCCGGTGGAGAGGCGTTCGGGCATAGGTGGGCTCTGGCTATTTTTTCTTCTTCGCCATGCTTTTCAGCGACGAAAAATCGGGCATCGGGGGAGCTGGAGAGGCTGATTCGGGAGTCGAATTTACAGCTTCCTGGGCAACGATCGCAGCTTCTTGGGGCGGGGCCACCTTGTGCTTCTTGCCAACATGCTTGGCATCGGTTCGCAAGGCAAACTCCGTTGCTTGATCGTCGCTCGAATCTTCTGGACTGTCCAGGCCCCTCGAAGGTTCACTCTTTTGCGACGGCGAGAGGGAATCGACCGAACTGTCGGGCATCCCGTCGGCGATTCGCTGCCGCCAATAATCGAAGGTGTCGGGCGTCAGGCCAGCATCGCGATTCAGAGTCAAGCGAACCTGGCGATCGATATCGGGCATCGTCGCCGTCACCCGCAAGCGTCCATCGCCGCTGTAGCGAAACTGAACATCGACCGAAGTTCCCTGCGGCAGCGAATCGGGCAGTTCGTCGATCACGCAGTTTCCGATCTGCGTGGCGTCGTTGCCGCTATCGTCTCCCCCTTCGACGACCTGGATTTTGACGCTGCTTTGGTCGGGCTGGTGGGTGCGAAAGCGAACCGTTCGTTTAGCCGGCAGTGCGTTGTTGCGAGGGATCATGATCTGCCGCCGCGGCCGTCCGGTCGCGTTTTCGATCGCCAAGACGCCCAGGTCGTGGGAGTTGACGTTACTGACCGACATCCCCGCGATCTTGCTCCCTCCGCTGCGCAGCAACAAACCCGCGTACAATGCCGCTCCCTGCCCAATCGCTTCGTCGGGAGACAACGTGCGGTCGACCTGCTGCCCCGTCGCCGCTTCGACAGCCGCCTGGATCATCGGCATCCGAGTCGATCCGCCGACAAGGATGATCCGCGACAGTTCCCCCATCGACAGCCGAGCATCGCGGACCGCCATCTGCATCGTCAGGATCGTGCGGTCGACAAGGTCCGATGTCAAAAACTCAAACTTCTCTCGCGACAGCGGCAGCTTGAACCGATGCCCTTCGTGAGTGAACACGATCGGGAACTCATCGCGCTGACACAACGCGTGTTTTGCCAACGTCGCCTTCTTGGTCAACTCTTGAGCCAACGCGGGATCGTCACGCGGATCGCAATCGTGCTGCAGCATGAACTGTTCACAGGCGTAGTCGACGATCCGTGCGTCCCAGTCGATGCCACCGAGATAGACATCCCCGGCGGTTGCCAACGCCCGGTACTGCATCCCATCGATTTCCATCACCGTCACGTCAAACGTCCCGCCGCCAAGATCGTAGACCAGCACGCGGCGGCGATGTTCGCTGGTCCCATCGCTGGCCAGGAATCCCGACTGCACGCCATACGCGATCGCCGCGGCGGTCGGTTCGTTGATGATGTCCAGAATTTCCAAACCGATCAAACGGCCGGCATCCTGCGTCGCCTTGCGGCACGGTTCGTTGAAGAAGGCGGGAACTGTCACCACCGCTTTGGTAATCTGCCCCAGTCGCGGCTGTGCGTCGTCGATCAACTTCTTCAAGACCAACGCTTGAACGACTTCGGGCGGAAGCGATTCACCGCGAATCTGTTTTTCATAAGCCTGCTCTCCAACATCCCGCTTGGCAAACAAGGCCAACCGCTCCGGTTCGATCGTCCCCGCCTCGATCGCCTCGCACCCAACCACCGGTCGCGATCGGTCGAAGAAGACGGCACTGGGGGTTGTCAGATCACCCTCGGCATTGGGAACGGTCTGCGGTCGCCCGTCGCTGTCCAAGTAGGCGAGTGATGAAAACGTAGTCCCCAGATCGATCCCAACCGCAAGATGTTTTGGAGTCGTCATAATAGTTCGCCTTTGGACGCGGAAGAGCTGACGTCGACGCGAACCGTATCCTATCGCGAGCCTCGAGGACGATCAAACGTTTTGTTGTGTCCGATCAAAATCGCACGGCACTCACCTCCAAGTGCAGCACACTCAGGACGGTCAGGGAACAAGAGAACTGATCCAGACAACCGATTGAAACAGTGCGATGCTCTGACGGCGAGATCGAATCGATGCGTCAGGGGCCCGCCCCCCCAGAAAAATCGCAAGGCTCGTCGCAGCAGGTCCCCAAGGCGAAGGCTTTCACTGCGATTGGACTCGCTAGCCTTACTTCCGAATGACTTCGCTCTATTCTTGCGACGATTGGGATCCCACCGTCCGCAACAGAAACTCCAACTGCATCTCGCGGATCTCCGGTTCGGCAAATTCGCGACCGCCGTGCCCCGCCCCTTCGATCAGATGCAGTTTGCTGTCGACTCCCGCCCCCTGCAACGCCTTGTAGATCGCTTCGCTTTGATTCGCTGGAACCGTTCGATCGTTGCTGCCGTGAATGATCAGAAAGGGAGGATCGCTTTCGTCGACGTAGTGGATCGGATTCGCTTTTTCAGCGGCATCGAGTCGCTTGAGGACTTCGCCCCCCAGCAGTCTCGTTTCGGGCGAGTTCGATCGCGCATGCGATTCGTAGCCGGGTGTTTGGACGAACTGCACCAGGTCGGTCGGGCCATAGAGATCGACAACCGCTTGCACATCGCTTCGCTGATCCGCCCAACCGCCGATCCCTTCCAAATCCGCAGCGCCCGCCGAAGTCCCGATCAACGCCGCCAAATGACCACCTGCGGAACTGCCCCCCACCGCGATTCGCTTGACATCGATATTGTATTTTTTTGCATTCGCTCGCAGGTAGCGGATCGCACACTTGCAGTCTTCGATCTGCGCCGGAAAGATCGCTTCCCCCGACAACCGATACTCGATCGTCGCCCCCACAAACCCGCTGCGCACCGCCGGAATCACCTGCTGAACGCCGCCATCCTTGTTGCCTGCCATCCAACCACCTCCGTGGAGCCAGACGTAGACCGGCAGCGGTTGATCCGCTGGTTCTTTGGGCAGCACCAGATGCATCGTCAGGTCGCGTCCGCCACCTTGTCCATACACCACATCGCGCATCACTTGGACGTCATCGAGGGTCTTCATGCCAGAGCGTTCTCGGCGCGGCTGCATTGAAAAGTCCTTGCGAGTGAGCATGTCATCCCCATCGCGATCCAATCGATCAAACAATCGCAACGGTCCGCGAAACTCATCGCGGCTGACCATTCCATCTTGGTTCTGATCGTCGCGCTGCACGCGTTCATAGATCCCTAGAGCTGGAGCGTGGTTCGCCGGTCCATCGGATTGTC
Above is a genomic segment from Rosistilla ulvae containing:
- the trkA gene encoding Trk system potassium transporter TrkA; its protein translation is MQAIILGAGTVGTWIADLLCRARHSVTVIDSNPEEVRRINAELDVRAIHGSGSQSTVLFQADICGADICLAVTGDDEVNIVAASMAKALGARRAIARVYAPAFRDMSTFDYQQHFNIDRLLSLEQLSATELARSIRNPGSIPLEHFARGQLEVYELTVAIKAPAVGKPLRELKLSHGVRIGSISRQGRRWIAGGEDEIHAGDSISLIGFPKDVAEARAQFAPESTRIPRRNVIIAGGGETGYHLAQSLNKSEYRILILDEDPQRCEHLATLLPSATVVTANANRRSVLEDEGVGKADYFVACTGNDENNIMAGVEARELGAHKVMAVVGRPDYANVVAKLGIDVAVSERDAVARQVMGFMNDGPIISQSQLPEGSIGVYEIEIDEDVPVTKAPLMQLPLSGRCLIAAIMRDGFVRVPTAKDQLRLGDVIVALIDQNTLDSTISLFKVG
- a CDS encoding SMP-30/gluconolactonase/LRE family protein, translated to MNIARPLTTAIALLLLASFAAAQPKTRQAESYPQHPDALLKEGVPVGTITKGVFNASQIYPGTVRDYWVYVPKQYDGSKPAALMVFQDGGGYARREGGYRIPNIFDNLIAAGEMPVTIAVFINPGVVPAPNDNAQSRFNRSYEYDSVDDSYANFLIDEMLPFVEKEHNVQLTDDPNLRAICGSSSGGICAYNVAWQRPDHFRRVFTTVGTYVGLRGGHELATLVRKTEPKPLRIYLQDGSNDLNIYAGDWWMANQTLLRALQWAGYEVEHTWGEGFHSSKHGTAIMPDVMRWLWKDFDTQPVSTHLDRSNSEANKFLVDGEGWELVSEGHKWAEGLAVTDDGTLYFTDVPASELYKVTPDGEVSLIVSDTGKTNGISLGPDGRLYGAASGARQIRAWDLKTLEMEVIAEGTTSNDIVVRHDGTIYYTDPPAGKIWSLDAKTRERKAVDNFKDCNGIGLSADQTQLFVGHFPGRFINAFQIADDGSLKYKQPYFHLEIPAADPRGLLDGMCVSQDGWLISTTAMGVQICDQPGRSHLILPMPPGSRRPSYATFGGPDRKTLYVANVDKIYRRKTQLVGADNWKQPVKPPKPRL
- a CDS encoding polyprenol monophosphomannose synthase; its protein translation is MIDSPDKDEHGGAPVARVLVAVCTYNELDSLPELVAGIRAALPSADVLVVDDGSPDGTGEWAADKAGRDPWFTVIQRGRKLGLGSAIVAAMRHASDAGYDFLVNLDGDMSHDPVEIPKLVDVAHREQADVVIGSRYVPGGAIEGWPMSRLVISGLLNRVARIALGLQARDCSGAYRCYRVDTLDKVDLNRIRASGYAMLEEILWLLTHRDAKIVEIPIRFVNRVQGSSKLSLGEAVKSIAMLARIACSPRR
- a CDS encoding RAD55 family ATPase; amino-acid sequence: MPERLSTGNPTLDQMLGGGLLPGTLTVVAGATGIGKTQLGISYLFAGSSQNEPQGAMLDLSARGDSQNHAGYAQRLFDADWRSVAPDTMPSGSGNEWVFDSEVRMPNSLNMLGYSGRRVVRDQMDPDQWNEWQRQLNRSLNKMIGFLYGHLVRGTRRFVIDGIEPSDRPEDSLQMELFEYAYHRVMRQEHDWVARDLLRQDFRHFADQVTAHAYSNSEAACLLLCTTPESMLDQLIDRPLANGDLGALANTLIYMGKIRDGLQMRRGLYIAKHRGSQCDDNVRLFEIDEAGLQLSAG
- a CDS encoding Hsp70 family protein; this encodes MTTPKHLAVGIDLGTTFSSLAYLDSDGRPQTVPNAEGDLTTPSAVFFDRSRPVVGCEAIEAGTIEPERLALFAKRDVGEQAYEKQIRGESLPPEVVQALVLKKLIDDAQPRLGQITKAVVTVPAFFNEPCRKATQDAGRLIGLEILDIINEPTAAAIAYGVQSGFLASDGTSEHRRRVLVYDLGGGTFDVTVMEIDGMQYRALATAGDVYLGGIDWDARIVDYACEQFMLQHDCDPRDDPALAQELTKKATLAKHALCQRDEFPIVFTHEGHRFKLPLSREKFEFLTSDLVDRTILTMQMAVRDARLSMGELSRIILVGGSTRMPMIQAAVEAATGQQVDRTLSPDEAIGQGAALYAGLLLRSGGSKIAGMSVSNVNSHDLGVLAIENATGRPRRQIMIPRNNALPAKRTVRFRTHQPDQSSVKIQVVEGGDDSGNDATQIGNCVIDELPDSLPQGTSVDVQFRYSGDGRLRVTATMPDIDRQVRLTLNRDAGLTPDTFDYWRQRIADGMPDSSVDSLSPSQKSEPSRGLDSPEDSSDDQATEFALRTDAKHVGKKHKVAPPQEAAIVAQEAVNSTPESASPAPPMPDFSSLKSMAKKKK
- a CDS encoding alpha/beta hydrolase, which gives rise to MQHVKSMALTASLIVCWATTSLGQSDGPANHAPALGIYERVQRDDQNQDGMVSRDEFRGPLRLFDRLDRDGDDMLTRKDFSMQPRRERSGMKTLDDVQVMRDVVYGQGGGRDLTMHLVLPKEPADQPLPVYVWLHGGGWMAGNKDGGVQQVIPAVRSGFVGATIEYRLSGEAIFPAQIEDCKCAIRYLRANAKKYNIDVKRIAVGGSSAGGHLAALIGTSAGAADLEGIGGWADQRSDVQAVVDLYGPTDLVQFVQTPGYESHARSNSPETRLLGGEVLKRLDAAEKANPIHYVDESDPPFLIIHGSNDRTVPANQSEAIYKALQGAGVDSKLHLIEGAGHGGREFAEPEIREMQLEFLLRTVGSQSSQE